A part of Rhipicephalus microplus isolate Deutch F79 chromosome 8, USDA_Rmic, whole genome shotgun sequence genomic DNA contains:
- the LOC119185199 gene encoding uncharacterized protein LOC119185199 isoform X4: protein MSEEAHQNKGVISRRRASASCCWCVQPCAHIAGLWIATLRHCSDHRPNNRKIRCHLASTCQPVTTIKIPGPDWWIVSPIASNVIHFAGYKKCAPSAALRGLGGCFVLSPTNPLLFAMQRSKRLEWPFPQYRHNHLSIKLRA, encoded by the exons GTGTTATCAGCCGTCGTCGCGCATCTGCTTCTTGTTGCTGGTGTGTCCAACCCTGTGCACACATCGCCGGATTGTGGATTGCGACGCTTCGACATTGTTCTGACCATCGACCAAACAACCGGAAAATCAGATGTCATCTCGCCTCTACCTGCCAGCCTGTCACCACTATCAAAATACCTGGTCCTGACTGGTGGATAGTCAGCCCCATCGCCAGCAACGTCATCCATTTCGCTGGCTATAAAAAGTGTGCCCCATCGGCAGCGCTtcgtgggcttggtggctgcttCGTTTTGTCACCAACTAATCCACTGCTCTTCGCTATGCAG aggagcaaaagactggaatggcctttcccacAATATCGCCACAATCACCTCTCTATCAAGCTTCGTGCATAA